The Neospora caninum Liverpool complete genome, chromosome X genome includes a region encoding these proteins:
- a CDS encoding putative glycogen debranching enzyme, whose amino-acid sequence MPLPALNPNRLPQPGQEALAHFGESVEVFISYFDADGVLDAPNKSAGNFRVSKGTTIELVALNGSQPLPVVGCIAESPLGKEERLPQRTAEFGTLVFAFKAELAGPYRIQLQYGPAPCPKRTNHTGDADACARSPASVVIVEPSLSINGVPLKQESISVQTVLSRCLGPFSGWRRMFTQTGELGYNVIHFTPLQALGESGSCYSIADQLHISEFFLDDRSLKSRHLEACGDAAGAGLPEPVMPLRRADSSEVVGLEELRAIIHMMETDLGLLSTIDLVLNHTASNSPWLRDHPDSGYSPTNSPWLCSAYELDWKIQEFSQRVVRGEFRDKYGATKDINDEGQLQNVMRAFDEELLKPFRMEEWFLLHIDNTVQAWIDALAAGGPEGEEQSLNDGEMHERLFNEALKLVGIKRGATIVIPGSVLRNLFPRSQEDRLRRLLGGVNSRLLEKAHESANFVRQAVEGHARWERLQCRRGPLGLKHWEALAPRYFTPLNEEEPDVTKRTVLANNGWVMGWDATKDFAAAGALVYLRRELVVWSDCVKLRYGTGPEDSPFLWNHMTEYCRIAAKAFHGVRLDNCHSTPIHVAQHMLRECRRIRPDFWVFAELFTGSQAMDLHFERCLGINALVREAMQTHDAWDLVNHLKKFGMQHGLGQLSPVAALDRNEAALATEVGSARHKTPKNGAAHAAEHAKREDDAGASLGAPDHMAKLESPTSVSECRGVPLRPAVCPALFYDCTHDNETPSQKFTPGAALPLAVLLASAGCAVGSTRGYDELVPRTLSVVAEDRRYEDYHGEVPLLNPLDLVAGKAPSPSHKMNATEGKKANGAAHAPARKLPEEIKLAWTHGGGHVVVRGSWDGWQQDVEGTRDERGQFQVVLRKGVHYARGGNADQETPERLEFKFIVDGNWTVNADLPRERVGGNENNVLSTDGSSLDGSGNPGDSLPGILSIRPIMNAMHVKAGQEGFNQLAAECKSDDLVVAVRHHPQTHECIYFIARCAYQWQQGDPPLPEIQLSGKIKEVPLMATLFVPGDARDRFQPAASRINGLPGAARVFSDLSHFAPNTHFDGASNTTCLRLQNFPRGSALIVCTAPGSAFLDASAVALARERNPLFTPAAAPHSALRFHASQLYPRLREVSLTAMSELLYSCDQEERDRGSGTYNVAGYGQLVYAGLCGPAALLDQVRVLAFERQTDHPFFRNLQQGFWLLRYSVDRIAPECLKPLKQWLQEAVDIVEHQFPVYDWLRPFYADAILSHAYATCCRFVVDQMPLTQPGRAGSGGGSAKRGEGDARAETQAADAVVDGVSNEACRKNGVAAKKEKARADCGDRGLLETCSSVGDRLLAELSVATLQMYSFVPSAPLVWGTQQPSIAAGLPFFSSGFMRAWGRDTFIALRGILLATGRYDAAKAEILGFARVMRHGLIPNLLDAGNNPRYNARDATWFFCQAIQDYCLCAPDGLQILKTPVEMKYESNATQVPDLPIKTLADVIHHILLSHAKGIDFREWNAGRQIDEHMRDEGFNVRVFMDPSNGLIFGGNRFNCGTWMDKMGSSDKAGNRGLPATPRDGAAIEIIGLLKSTLRFVTRLPEEFFPYKTVTTSSGQEMTYVRWNSLLDARVEKCFYVPKEPHQDSEYFVDGTFINRRGIYKDTYKATEAWRDYQLRPNACVALAVAPELFDRTHAREYLEAVEKALWGPNQLGLKTLDPSDWNYRPDYDNANDSNDFHVAHGYNYHQGPEWVWPLGYFLRAKMIFAEEFDKEPGRGGKSAGPTKRASFRVQEDCMRFLQTHRKHLETDKWKSLPELTNSSGSFCKDSCQAQAWSVATLLAFLSDLVSEPADPRKVGLKASPNAVDDA is encoded by the exons ATGCCGCTTCCAGCTTTGAACCCCAACCGCCTGCCCCAGCCGGGTCAGGAGGCCCTCGCGCATTTTGGAGAGTCTGTCGAGGTCTTCATTTCGTATTTCGACGCTGACGGAGTTCTGGATGCTCCCAACAAGTCTGCTGGAAATTTCCGTGTCTCCAAAG GCACGACGATTGAGTTGGTGGCTTTGAACGGCTCGCAgcctctccccgtcgtcGGGTGCATCGCGGAGTCGCCGCTGGGCAAAGAGGAGCGGCTTCCGCAGCGAACGGCGGAGTTCGGAACCCTCGTCTTTGCGTTCAAAGCTGAGTTGGCAG GCCCGTATCGCATTCAGCTTCAGTATGGTCCTGCGCCTTGTCCGAAGCGCACTAACCACACAGGAGACGCTGACGCctgcgcgcgctcgcctgcctcggtGGTCATCGTTGAACCTTCCCTCAGCATCAACGGTGTGCCGCTCAAACAAGAAAGCATCTCCGTCCAAACCGTCCTCTCCAGGTGTCTAGGCCCTTTCAGCGG ATGGCGGCGCATGTTCACGCAGACTGGAGAGCTCGGCTACAACGTCATCCACTTCACGCCTCTCCAGGCTCTTGGCGAGTCGGGCTCATGCTACAG CATTGCCGACCAACTGCACATCAGCGAGTTCTTCCTGGACGACCGCTCGCTGAAATCGAGACACCTGGAGGCTTGTGGCGACGCCGCGGGCGCCGGGCTGCCGGAGCCTGTCATGCCTCTGAGGCGAGCCGACAGCAGCGAAGTCGTGGGCTTGGAAGAACTGAGGGCCATTATCCACATGATGGAAACCGACCTCGGACTGCTCAGCACTATCGACCTCGTCCTGAACCACACGGCCAGCAACAGTCCTTGGCTGCGAGACCATCCCGACAGCGG ATACAGCCCAACGAACTCGCCGTGGCTGTGTAGCGCGTACGAGCTCGACTGGAAGATCCAGGAGTTCAGTCAGCGCGTCGTTCGCGGCGAGTTTCGCGACAAGTACGGGGCGACAAAAGACATCAACGACGAGGGCCAGCTGCAAAACGTGATGCGCGCTTTTGACGAAGAGCTTCTCAAACCCTTCCGCATGGAAGAGTGGTTTCTCCTGCACATCGACAATACCGTGCAGGCGTGGATCGACGCGCTCGCGGCAGGTGGaccagaaggcgaagagcaaTCCCTGAACGATGGAGAGATGCACGAACGCCTCTTCAATGAG GCACTGAAGCTGGTGGGTATTAAGCGGGGGGCGACGATTGTGATTCCGGGTTCCGTGCTTCGCAACCTTTTCCCGCGCTCCCAAGAAGACCGTCTCCGGCGGCTGCTGGGAGGCGTGAATTCGCGACTTCTGGAAAAGGCGCACGAGTCAGCCAACTTTGTGCGCCAAGCCGTCGAAGGCCACGCGCGGTGGGAGCGGCTGCAGTGTCGGCGCGGGCCCTTAGGTTTGAAGCACTGggaggctctcgcgccgcgcTACTTCACTCCGCTGAATGAAGAGGAACCGGACGTCACCAAGAGGACCGTCCTCGCCAACAACGGATGGGTCATGGGCTGGGACGCGACCAAAGACTtcgccgctgcaggcgccCTCGTCTACCTCCGACGCGAACTCGTGGTCTGGTCAGACTGCGTGAAGCTCCG ATACGGCACTGGCCCCGAAgactcgcctttcctctggaACCACATGACCGAGTACTGCCGCATCGCCGCCAAGGCTTTCCACGGCGTGCGCCTCGACAACTGCCACTCCACGCCGATCCACGTTGCTCAG CACATGCTTCGGGAGTGTCGTCGGATTCGACCAGACTTTTGGGTGTTTGCAGAGTTGTTCACGGGGAGTCAGGCGATGGATCTGCACTTTGAGCGTTGCCTGGGGATCAACGCGCTGGTGCGCGAAGCCATGCAGACGCACGATGCCTGGGACCTCGTGAACCACTTGAAGAAATTCGGCATGCAGCACGGCCTCGGGCAGTTGTCGCCAGTGGCGGCGCTCGACCGGAACGAAGCCGCCCTCGCCACGGAGGTTGGCAGCGCGCGCCACAAGACCCCCAAGAACGGCGCAGCGCACGCGGCGGAGCACGCCAAGCGCGAAGACGATGCCGGCGCTTCGCTCGGCGCGCCCGACCACAtggcgaagctggagagcCCGACTTCAGTCTCAGAGTGCCGAGGCGTCCCGCTTCGTCCGGCGGTGTGCCCCGCGCTGTTCTACGACTGCACGCACGACAACGAGACTCCCAGCCAAAAGTTCACGCCTGGCGCAGCTTTGCCTCTCGccgtgcttctcgcctctgcaggcTGCGCCGTCGGTTCAACGCGCGGCTACGACGAACTCGTCCCGCGCACGCTGTCGGTCGTCGCCGAAGACCGCCGGTACGAGGACTACCACGGCGAGGTGCCGCTGCTGAACCCGCTCGACTTGGTCgccgggaaggcgccgagtcCGAGCCACAAGATGAACGCgacggaggggaagaaggcaaacgGCGCGGCGCATGCCCCGGCCAGAAAGCTACCCGAGGAAATCAAACTCGCGTGGACACACGGCGGCGGCCACGTCGTGGTGCGTGGAAGCTGGGACGGCTGGCAACAGGACGTGGAGGGGACGCGCGACGAGCGGGGACAGTTCCAAGTCGTCTTGAGGAAGGGCGTGCACTATGCGCGAGGCGGGAACGCAGACCAAGAGACTCCCGAGCGACTCGAGTTCAAGTTCATCGTCGACGGAAACTGGACTGTCAACGCCGACTTGCCCCGCGAACGCGTCGGCGGAAACGAGAACAACGTCCTCTCCACCGACGGCTCCAGTCTCGATGGATCTGGAAATCCAG GCGATTCGTTGCCGGGGATCTTGTCGATTCGGCCCATCATGAACGCCATGCACGTGAAGGCAGGCCAAGAAGGATTCAACCAACTGGCTGCGGAGTGCAAATCGGACGACCTCGTAGTCGCCGTGCGCCACCATCCGCAAACGCACGAATGCATTTACTTCATTGCGCGCTGTGCCTACCAGTGGCAACAAGGTGACCCGCCTCTCCCGGAG ATTCAGTTGAGTGGGAAGATCAAGGAGGTTCCGTTGATGGCGACGCTGTTTGTCCCTGGGGACGCCCGCGACCGTTTCCAGCCTGCGGCTTCGCGGATCAACGGTTTGCCGGGGGCTGCGAGGGTATTTTCGGATCTCAGTCACTTTGCGCCGAACACGCACTTTGACGGCGCGTCGAACACGACCTGTCTTCGCCTGCAGAACTTCCCGCGGGGGTCGGCGCTGATTGTGTGCACGGCGCCTGGgtctgccttcctcgacgcCTCGGCCGTCGCGCTCGCGCGTGAAAGGAACCCGCTCTTCACCcctgcagcggcgccgcaCTCCGCGTTGCGGTTCCACGCGTCCCAGTTGTATCCGCGCCTGCGGGAAGTGTCTCTGACGGCGATGTCGGAGCTTCTCTACTCGTGCGAccaagaagagcgcgacCGCGGCTCCGGGACCTACAACGTAGCCGGGTATGGCCAGCTGGTGTACGCGGGGCTCTGTGGACCCGCTGCACTTCTGGACCAAGTCCGTGTCCTCGCATTCGAGCGCCAAACCGACCACCCGTTCTTCCGGAATCTCCAGCAAGGCTTCTGGCTGCTCAGGTACTCCGTCGACCGCATCGCTCCAGAGTGCCTCAAGCCCCTGAAGCAGTGGCTGCAAGAAGCGGTAGATATCGTCGAGCACCAGTTCCCCGTCTACGACTGGTTGCGACCTTTCTACGCCGACGCCATCCTGTCTCACGCCTACGCAACCTGTTGCCGATTCGTGGTCGACCAGATGCCCCTGACACAGCCAGGGCGCGCTGGGTCGGGAGGCGGCTccgcgaagagaggcgagggcgatgcgcgtgcggagacgcaggcagcggATGCAGTCGTGGATGGCGTGAGCAACGAAGCCTGCCGGAAGAACGGGgtggcggcgaagaaagagaaggcccGCGCGGACTGTGGAGATCGAGGCCTGCTCGAGACGTGCAGTTCCGTGGGAGATCGGCTGCTGGCCGAGTTGAGTGTCGCCACGCTGCAGATGTACTCCTTCGTCCCCTCCGCGCCCCTCGTGTGGGGTACGCAGCAGCCAAGCATCGCCGCAGGcctgccgttcttctcctcggGATTCATGCGCGCCTGGGGCAGAGACACCTTCATTGCCCTCCGAGGCATTCTCCTCGCCACCGG TCGATACGACGCAGCAAAGGCAGAGATCCTCGGCTTTGCGCGCGTCATGCGACACGGCCTCATCCCCAATCTCCTCGACGCTGGCAACAATCCCCGCTACAACGCCCGAGATGCGACTTGGTTCTTCTGCCAG GCGATTCAGGATTATTGCCTCTGCGCCCCTGACGGTTTGCAAATCCTAAAGACGCCTGTGGAAATGAAATACGAAAGCAACGCGACACAGGTCCCTGACTTGCCAATTAAAACTCTCGCCGATGTCATTCACCACATTCTCCTCTCGCACGCAAAG GGAATCGATTTCAGAGAGTGGAATGCGGGCCGCCAGATCGACGAACACATGCGCGACGAAGGGTTCAACGTTCGCGTCTTCATGGATCCGAGCAACGGGCTTATATTCGGAGGCAATCGCTTCAACTGCGGCACGTGGATGGACAAGATGGGCTCCAGTGACAAG GCTGGGAATCGCGGGCTGCCGGCAACGccgcgcgacggcgcagccATTGAGATCATCGGCCTACTCAAGTCGACGCTTCGCTTCGTCACTCGCCTCCCGGAGGAGTTTTTCCCGTACAAGACGGTCACAACCTCCTCAG GCCAAGAGATGACCTACGTCCGTTGGAACTCCCTGCTCGATGCCCGAGTCGAAAAGTGCTTCTACGTCCCAAAAGAGCCGCACCAAGACTCCGAGTACTTTGTCGACGGCACCTTCATCAACCGTCGCGGAATCTACAAAGACACCTACAAGGCCACGGAGGCGTGGCGCGACTACCAACTCCGACCCAAtgcatgcgtcgctctcgcggtCGCGCCCGAGCTGTTTGACCGG acgcatgcacgcgagtACTTGGAAGCGGTTGAGAAGGCACTGTGGGGGCCGAACCAGTTGGGGCTGAAGACGCTTGACCCTTCAGACTGGAATTACAGACCTGACTACGACAACGCCAATGACTCCAACGACTTCCACGTGGCGCATGGGTACAACTATCATCAG ggacCGGAGTGGGTTTGGCCGCTGGGCTATTTCCTCAGAGCAAAGATGATTTTCGCGGAGGAGTTCGACAAAGAGCCTGGCAGAGGCGGCAAATCTGCGGGGCCAACCAAGCGCGCCAGCTTCCGCGTGCAGGaagactgcatgcgtttcctgcAGACCCACAGAAAACACCTCGAAACAGACAAATGGAAGTCTCTGCCAGAGCTCACAAACTCCAGCGGCAG CTTTTGCAAGGACAGTTGCCAAGCGCAGGCCTGGTCCGTAGCgactcttctcgccttcctcagcgACCTCGTCTCCGAGCCTGCCGATCCCCGAAAAGTCGGACTGAAGGCCTCCCCGAACGCTGTAGATGACGCGTGA